The genomic interval ATGGAGATGACGCAAACAGACCCAGCTCTCCAAAAAAGTGTTTCAAGACGAACATGGCGGCAACTTAACCGCGGTCCAAGATGACAATGGCCACCGGGATACAGGATTCCAGGCTTTCCGCCCAGGTCCGGGACAGAGACAGCAGCCTGCGTGCATCGAAGGGGCTCGTCGCTCTTTCCTTCAAGTGAATCTGCGAAGCGAGCGGCGGCGGACGCGCAGCATCAGTAGCTCTACACACGGAGAGGCTCGCAACAGCTGGTCCTGCCTGCACCCCCGACGAGAGAGACACAAACCCGGAGAGGGACGgtagggagagaggggggcatGCGGTCAAAGAGGACGCCGTTTCCCCCCGGAGAGCCATGGAGAACCGGGATGCGGCAGCGCGAAGCTTAATCTGTGCGGGCGCGCTAATTGGATCGGAATAGCACCGATTGCTGCGGGCGCGATAGAGGAGCGCCCTGGACCGGCGGAGGCACGGCACCCCACCGCTACAGGAGGAGAACCAACCGGACTCCATCTCCCCCCCAAGTCAATGAGTATTGTGGCAGAGCAGCCCCCGCGGTGGAGTCGGCCAGGGCAGCACTTTTCTAAAATATGACCAGGGGTGCTTGGATGCGTCGGCAGCATGATGAAGGCTTAAAATACTGGTTTGCACCCCGAGAGAACGAGAAGCCGTTCGCCGAGTCGGAGCGGGCCCAGAGATGGCGACTGTCGCTGGCCTCTCTGCTGTTCATCACGGTCCTGCTCTCTGATCACTTGTGGTTCTGCGCCGAGGCGAAACTGACGCGGACCCGAGACAAGCGGTGGGACGCGGGGCTCGCAATTACGGACACGATGGGCGAGCACCCGAACTCCCCCCACCGCCACCACGTCCCAACATCACCCGACCCCCTCCGTCTCGCCAGAGAGCAAGATGTTATTTTTCTAGGGAATTCTACCAAATCTCTGTGGCGAATGGACGCCTGTCACCCCGACAGCCTGTCCAAAGACTGCTTCACTTTCACGGACGCGGAGACCGTGTGCCTGGGCCTCTCCGGTGGAGGGGGCGAGGGGACGCAGCTGGCGTACGTGAATCTGAGCGATTTGTACCTTTCTTTTTGTAATTCCTACTCACTTTTGGATTTGTTTTACGGGTTTACGAGTCCGGTCGATTTGAATTGCACCCTGGATATGGCCATGGGGGTGGATCTGCTGGGATGCAGCGAGTGCGTCCGGGCTTATCAGCTTCTTGACCTGGAGGCGGAGGAGAGGTACCAGGAGTTTGAGCTGCTGGTTCAAAAATACGAGACGGATGCGTACTCGGTCAGGACGTGCATGGAGGAATGCAAGGTAGGACCTTAACGAGGCCAGGtcgcgcacgcgcacacacagccAGTGCATTTAAGGGGGTGGGTTCACGGTCGTCATGGAAACCGGTGGGCATACCTATCAGTATGTtggtatttagttttttattttcagactaTCTGTTTCTCCACTGCACCACTTGGCCTGTCAGCGGCACCTCATGAGGGAACAGGTCACCACATAATCCTCCAGCTCTCCCTCCTTTTCCcgctctctccccttctctaaGTCCTTCCTGACATGGACTACTTTGTGACCTGTGACTGTGGAGGTGACGTTTGACATCAGGAGTGTGAGGTTTGCACCACAAGCCGAGAGAGGGTTGCTCATTTCAATGCTGTAATACTGCAAGCAATTTCTGCACCTAATCCAGGATTTGTATTGTCCCCGCAGTTCGCTTGTTTTTCCAACAACATGGCAGCCTCGGAGCTTATGTCTCAGGCAGTGCAGGTGCTTGTCAATGGCATATTATACCTGGGTCCACATCAGCTACACACATAGACTCACTTGGTATTGTGTTGGTTTAGGCTTCAAGGCCCACTTGGCTGCATTGAGCCGTGCTCCCCAGTGTTACCTGTGGAAACAGGGGGGGATGCACTAGTTAAATTAAACTTCAATTTGCttcatttgttgtgttgtgggtTTGCTGTGTGTCCCCCACCTGATTAGCTAAACCGGGGGTCTTTATGAGCTCTTCCTTGGCTGAGCACACCAGAGATGTAAAATATACAGCGTGGAGGTCTTACAATCGGTGGCAGTGAAAGCATGTAACATTGTTATTGACAGGAGGGAGTGCGCCTCATACTAGGGATGCAGAGATTTATGAGTTGCCTGGCTGGTGCTGTATCTGGTTGTAAATGCACTACATGCATTATCATGCTGGATATACTGTGCCTCCATCGATAGCTCGGCTTTATAGATGGTTTTGCTTCAACTTATCAATCTTTGCAGCACCGTGTCATGAGGTTGTATAAGGGCAGATGGTCAGGATGCTGGGCAGAGTGCCGATAATCCATAAGTGTGATATGAGTTACTGGGAGGATATAGTGTGGATAAACCTTCCCATTGGAATGATATGCTGGTGTTATGTGTGCTTATAGTGAGTCATACCTTATTGTTATGCTTGTTTGCCAGAGTGTTTACAtgcttttatatttacagtgtgtgtatgtatgtgcattAATCCATTTCCCACCTCTTATGGCTGCTTCCACTCGTGTACATTTGTACTCCTTCTCTTTGCGAGTGTAATACGACTCAAGCAGGGTTACAGCAGCCTTTTAGCCCCTTTAGTGCGATCTGAATTGCTTATCTGGTTCAGTGTTCGTGTGACCTTTGCGTGAGCACAGCACCCCAGGCATGCATCACAAACCACTGCTCCTTGAAGAACCACTCGGTTggacaattaaaaaaagacagtaGACAACTTGAAACTATACTTATTCACTCTTACCTCTTATGCCACTTATGTCATTAATCTCAGGCCTCTGCTCTTTAAACCACTGCCCAGGGCTCTTTTCAAACTGTAAACTGTAGCATCacatggtgtctgtgtgtgccgtCGCAGGTGTAAGGTGATGGAGGAACAGAAAGATGATAATATGAAAAGAACGGGTGAAATACACGGAAATAAGAGAAGTGAGATTTAGAGGTGGACAGGTGAAACTGCTTTGAGGTGTGATGTCTCATCCAGGCGACATTATAAATACAGTGAGACACGTTGAAGGATAACTACAGTTCTACAGTTCACCATGAGCAGATGTTGCCAAAACAGTCGTTTTCACTTGGTTGGTGCATGGAACTGGAATCTGCTTTGTTTACTGTCGGAGAATGGTGTGACACAGATGTTTATCAATTATCAGTAAGCTAAGATAGAACATATACAAACATTCATCACAAACCATGCAAGCACCATGcatgtgttttcatatttggtTGGTGTAAGTGAAGCAGATGCTATGGGCAATACAGCTAAATGCTAAATGCAGGGGCCATCACTTCTACTTTTGATAGGCGCTTATAATAACTGAGGTGTTCATAATGACATTTTTAATGGGTGAATAAAATGTAGCTGCTTTACTTTCAGGGTCCCAGCATTGTGTTTGCTGGATCACATTGTCATGGATTACTGTGGAGACATACATCTTCATAACTGGGCTGTTCCTTTTCAGCAAGACTTAAATCGTTTGTTCATTATTGCACCAGTATAACTATTTCCATTAGAAGCCTCTAATATAATATGATTATATTATCCCAAGACAACCAAAATATAGTTTCCTTCTTTATGCACGGTTCAATATTCCCTGATTCCTTCCACTGAACAAAATGTATGATATGATTGTGATATCATATGGAACTTTCACAGTTTGGGTCAATGCATGGAGTTTGCAGGTTCAtccaaaaactgaaaaagaggACAATACTTAACTTTCTCAGGTTTTAACCGATGCATTTAGTTAGAAGTCAGCTGGCAGCCAGGATGTGGACGGTCCTCTAACCTCAATGAGCCCAAACCATGATCTTTCCTTTTCCATGTTGTCATTGTGTCCGACCTTAACCACATCATATTATAGTGTTATCataaatgttaatttgttttttcaacagtgatttttttctttcctgctgCAGTTATTTAGGAGAGAGTCCTGCGGGTTGTATCAGGGGATATGGGTAAACAACACATGGTTGATTAGGCTGCAGTTATCAGTAACACCCATGGTTTCCTTACTGCAAGTCAAAATGTTTGCGGTGAAAAAGGCCTATTGATGAAGACAGTTGGTGACAGTAATTAGCCTGATGCTGCCGAGCATTTCCCGATAAACTCATTACAGGACCATGAAAAAAACATCAAGGCACTAAAATAAAGAAAGGGTCCCGTTGTTTGAGATGGAAGAATAACAACATAGAATGAAGTATGCACATCTTACACAGGATCAGCAAAATATATAATGGAGGAAGGACATGACTGTTTTAATAATTAAGCATTAATGGACTATGATAAACAAGGCTgctcacatattctaccattactgGCAATAACTCCTCCATTTcaattgtcattgctgctcccttcatctctatcggACAATTTATTATGTATAAATAATTTTGAAACACCTTTCCATTATACTCAAAGGGTTTCTTCTAATCACTGTTGTAAATATCACAACTTTGTTGACGTGTTCAGCGACATGCAGCAtctgttgcacttctgtccgtcctgggagagggatgcctcacatgtggctctctatTCCTGTTTTTTGCTCCTGTTAATGGTTTTTATGGTATTTTTTTCTTACTCTTGCTTATGGTTAAGGACAAAGGATATCGCACCttgttataaaaaaacaattttatttgatgatttaaatttttaatgTGTAGGTGTTGGCAAAAAATCATCCTTTTACCTCCTATATTCTTATTTTACTTTACTCTTAAGagctattgttttctttacacctgtatgaaacacacacacacacccacacatagaCAGatgcatgcacaaacacacacacacagacacacacacccgcacaacatacacacagccCCATGAGCAGTGTTTCCTGCAGGTCCAGACCTGACTGTCCCTTCCGGTGTAATTTAATTTGCACTCCCATAATTCTCTGCTTCTCTGGTGGCTGTGTCTCCAGGGCTGTCTCAACATGTtgatctctcctctccctctatcCGTCACTGTTTCTCGCTCGCTTTCAcatcctctccctctttgtctttctcccaTCAGTGTCAGAGCTCTGAGGAGCCAACATCCAGTGTACACATGTGGCCAGTATCTGTCTCTGCATCGCCTCCGCCCCCTCCCTCATCATCCTAATGGACCTTTTTCCCATTGGCGgcctgttgttttctctctccccgTTTCCCCTCTCTGGAAATATATGGGTGTTGAGCGCTCTTTCGCGGCTGGAGTGATAGATACTGATCTAGCTTAAGGTCCTTTCCTTCCCTTCAATTACAGGCCTGTCCACACAGATCACACTGTCTGCTCCTTCACCCAGCCTCTCTGGCCCTCTGCGTATTCAATCACCTCCCCTCTATCACTGTCTATTTCTACAAGACTATTCAATTGAGCTCCCATTTCATTTATCTGTTAGGGCTTATGTGTGAGCactaaacacacagagcagctgaggcatcagtttgtttttatatttgacccAAAGTAAACTGACattttgacctgatgatggtACCATGTGGAAAATGTGAGGATCATCGGAGTGATAACAcctgattgtttgttttgtaatcCATCTAATAGTTTAGATTGAAACTTCATTCTTGATCTTGGAAACAAAATAATCTCACAACAAGGTGGAGCTTTTGCTTGTTTTCCTCACTGTTCTTCAGTCGGCAACTTTTtatctccgccaaggaggttatgttttcgccCCTGTTCGTTGGTTtgattgtcagcaggattatgcaataACTACCGAATAAGTTTCTACAAAATTCCGTGGAGTGATGGGACATCAGGAGAAAGGGGAGAATCAAggattatatttttcattttctttgacaTTGCAATTTTGACATTAttaccaatttcccagggatcTGGATGAAACATTCTGGATATTTAGGAGTGTGATATCTATGATTGTCGGAAATTTTGTGCAGCTGGATTTAATTTAAGGAGACTCTGTCGGGCCTTGCAGAGGTGTGTGCTGAACCAATCTAGTTCCTTATCATTCGATGATGATCATGAACCaaatttttacaacaaataatAATGAACCCTGTGGGGGATTTTGAGGAAAGATTCTACTGTGGCACAATGGCGCTGGTTGGACAATGAGGAGATCAGACAGTCGTACAATCGTATTGTATGTCGATGTAGCCTAAGTTTGGGTGATCTTGACGTTCATAGGTATAAAAGGCATCATACAGTAtgtttctgttgacaaattTAATTTTTATACCAATGCATACAGGGCTACAGTACACATTTGTTGAAACAAACTACTGTTAATGGTCAAATATGGCTTTGACAAAGCTCATCGTCTACATTTTGTTCTGTTATCAACACATACGTCTTGGCACCTGCGCTACAAGTCGTGcacttctctctcccttcctcaaATTCAATTAGGGCTCTATTGTTTCTCTGTGCAGCTCAAACGGATGCAGGGAAACTCCCCTTCGTATGAGCTGCCAGTGTTTGTTTCTCCCCAGGCAGGAGATAAGGGAATGCATCTGTTCGAGAAGAACACGGCCACACTCCCATGGAAACGCCTCTTCGTCGTCCTCTATTCCCCATCCAGGCAGCACAATGAGACCGTACAGCTCCCTCCCTTCAATGCCCTGGGCCTCAGCTCCTATCAACACATCCACaacaatttatttctctccattaatttccctctcttctcctctgcaggCCCCCCACTCTGACAAAAGTCTTTATCCTCCTCACACAGTTAATACATGGATGATTGATGTCCGGTTTCTGTGATGTGTGGGAACTGGGTGGGTCTGCCAAAAATCTCTGTGACCACTCTATGTTCTCTTCCGCGACTGTGTTTCGTGCCTGTGTGCACGTACAGGCTTCATGCATCCAGTAATTCGTTGATCTCTGCAGCCCAGCTCCATTCACACAGAGATAAAAGTTTAAGCATCCAAATTCAATCAGATCATGACATAAACAAATTATCACTTTTACAAAAGGGCCCTttgctttctgtctctcctctttctcactGTTATGCTCACATGAATGATTTGATGAGTGGGTGATGTGTTATGTTTGAGTTTTTTCTGTGACGAGAGACAAGTGGCTGTAGAGAGCGGAAACGGTTTATGTTGATAAATGACTGCATATAAAGCGCATTTGAAAACTGGGCACATACAATCGTTGAACATTTATTTGTTGAAGATAACGATCATTCTAAGTGTCAAAGTGTTCAGCATCTTCATAGCTTTAAAATGAATAACTACCATTTGTCTGTGTAGCGGATTCCTCACTTGTGTCTTGGAGGTAAAGTCCTGCTATGATCCATGTTTTGCAAACAAGCACCTCCAAAGCCCTGTACAGGACCCGATATCACCCGCATCACATTATCCGCTATAACCTCCAAGTAAATTCCAGATCCGCCCAGACCCGTTTACATATGACCTGTGACCCGACCCGTCACCCGTGATGAAACACAAATGCTAAATACTGTACACAGTAACTCACATCAAACCCGCATGGCCTCCTTGTCCTCCCGTTTTCGTGGTAGAGTTCTGTTCTTATAGAAAAGTATCAGTGAATTGTCGCAGGACCggtgctcctgcagctgctatTGTGTTCTCTCAGCGACAACGTGCCTAGCTTATTGTGGCTATCAGAAGCTAATACATTCTGGAACTTTATAGAAGCAGCAAGACTGACAAGAAATTATTTACTTGCTATTTTTGTCTCTATAGTATCTTTTTTGATGTAGTGCTGTGTCTGACGTGACAGTTATTTGAGCTGTGAGGGGGTCAAAGGTGGTGTCGTAGACTTTCC from Pleuronectes platessa chromosome 14, fPlePla1.1, whole genome shotgun sequence carries:
- the LOC128456106 gene encoding NALCN channel auxiliary factor 1, encoding MTRGAWMRRQHDEGLKYWFAPRENEKPFAESERAQRWRLSLASLLFITVLLSDHLWFCAEAKLTRTRDKRWDAGLAITDTMGEHPNSPHRHHVPTSPDPLRLAREQDVIFLGNSTKSLWRMDACHPDSLSKDCFTFTDAETVCLGLSGGGGEGTQLAYVNLSDLYLSFCNSYSLLDLFYGFTSPVDLNCTLDMAMGVDLLGCSECVRAYQLLDLEAEERYQEFELLVQKYETDAYSVRTCMEECKMVYKPWLCSQYFQTTQMHCSKRIPCGQYCLEVQQRCPFVLPDNDDLIHGGSPSFICTGLLEDYPSGVDPDAECCDVRWDLKVDNRTRGTLKRTHPPCQHRTSLSSSAACRLCNSRLKLCLLVLVLLHTVASLTASHNATGLGLPAITPLEESPANEE